A single genomic interval of Chrysemys picta bellii isolate R12L10 chromosome 8, ASM1138683v2, whole genome shotgun sequence harbors:
- the STX6 gene encoding syntaxin-6, whose amino-acid sequence MSMEDPFFVVKGEVQKAVNTAQGLFQRWTELLQDPSTATREEVDWTTNELRNNLRSIEWDLEDLDETISIVEANPRKFNLDATELGVRKAFITSTRQVVREMKDQMSNSSVQALSERKNRKALLGESGGQSWSSGSDKYGGLDRELQLANSHFIEEQQAQQQLIVEQQDEQLELVSGSIGVLKNMSQRIGGELEEQAVMLDDFSHELDNTQSRLDNVMKKLAKVSHMTSDRRQWCAIIILFVILLVVLILFFVL is encoded by the exons ATGTCCATGGAGGACCCCTTCTTTGTGGTGAaagg GGAGGTACAAAAAGCAGTGAACACTGCGCAGGGGCTGTTCCAGAGATGGACAGAGCTCCTGCAAGATCCCTCCACAGCTACAAGAGAAGAAGTTGACTGGACCACCAATGAGCTCAGGAATAACCTGCGGAGCATTGAGTGGGACCTGGAAGACTTGGATGAAACTATTA GCATTGTTGAAGCAAATCCTCGGAAATTCAACCTTGATGCAACTGAGCTGGGTGTAAGAAAAGCCTTCATCACAAGCACACGGCAGGTGGTCAGG GAAATGAAGGATCAGATGTCAAACTCATCTGTTCAGGCACTGTCtgaaagaaaaaacaggaag gCACTGCTGGGAGAAAGTGGAGGTCAGAGTTGGAGCTCTGGATCAGATAAATATGGCGGTTTGGATCGCGAGCTACAGTTAGCCAATTCACACTTCATTGAGGAGCAACAGGCTCAGCAGCAG TTGATTGTGGAGCAGCAAGATGAGCAATTGGAACTGGTCTCTGGCAGCATTGGGGTGCTGAAGAACATGTCCCAGCGCATTGGTGGGGAGCTGGAAGAACAAGCAGT GATGTTGGATGACTTCTCTCATGAGTTAGACAACACTCAGTCACGTCTTGATAATGTTATGAAGAAGCTTGCAAAAGTGTCCCACATGACCAGTG ATCGACGGCAGTGGTGTGCAATCATCATTCTCTTTGTTATCTTACTGGTGGTGCTTATCCTGTTTTTTGTGCTGTGA